A window from Schistosoma haematobium chromosome 1, whole genome shotgun sequence encodes these proteins:
- the APOA1BP gene encoding NAD(P)H-hydrate epimerase (EggNog:ENOG410WGTI~COG:L) — protein MECPSGVPQGSVLGPILFLIYINDLPRQETPDLLLFADDVKLWREICNQDDIRALQEDLTRLQSWADDNGLTFNTSKCKVLHLQHVADYSYNLGTSSLVVSQVEKDLGVLVPYDLKFYANCDKNAFRANLALITLKRIFGQFDGRIFHIIFNSFIRPHLEYGNIVFPPSFQKDKDTLERIQRRATKSVRGLKFKPYEERLRSLNLYPLEYRRLRGDLLMAYSILNTSGHPLKHLLKLSSNTNLRGNTRKLETQHSRTDCRHSSYSLRVVKCWDSLPSELVQATFQESFKRQLDLFLRIKDSITL, from the coding sequence atggaatgtcctagtggggttccccagggctcagtactaggacctatTCTCTTcctgatctacataaatgatcttcctcgaCAGGAAACgccagacttattacttttcgctgatgatgtgaaactttggagagagatatgcaaccaagacgatatacgggcacttcaggaggatctgactcgacttcaaagttgggcagacgataacggacttacgtttaacacttcaaagtgtaaagtactccatctgcaacatgtcgcagactacagttataacttaggtacctcctctctagtagtatcccaagtcgaaaaagatttaggagtccttgtgccctacgatttaaagttttacgctaactgtgacaaaaatgccttccgagcaaaccttgcactgataacattgaagcgcatttttggccagtttgacggaagaattttccatataatcttcaatagttttatccgtccccatttagagtacggaaacatagtattccCCCCTTcattccaaaaggataaggacaccctggagcgtatccaacggagagccacgaaatcagttcgaggactcaaatttaaaccttacgaagagcgcctccgttcacttaacctttacccattagagtatagacgtcttagaggtgaccttctgatggcttatagtatccttaacacttctggacatcctctcaaacacctgcttaagcttagttccaacactaacctaagaggtaacacccgaaaactggagacacaacatagcagaacggactgtagacacagctcttactccttaagagttgtcaaatgctgggaTTCGCTGCCGAGCGAGCTTGTCCAAGCAACTttccaggagtccttcaagaggcaacttgatctattcttaaggattaaggatagtatcacactatga